Proteins from a single region of Belliella baltica DSM 15883:
- the ltrA gene encoding group II intron reverse transcriptase/maturase codes for MIEKVLNRKNLYKAYRQVVRNKGSAGVDGMKVTELLSFLESNRDRIATSILNHSYVPKPIKGVEIPKSNGKTRLLGVPTVVDRWLQQALSQVLMTKYELTFEEHSYGFRPEKNIHKAVTQALKNINDGYQDIVDIDLKGFFDEVDHSVLLQLIYQRVKCPTTLRLIRKWLRAPIQINGKLHRRRKGVPQGSPLSPLLSNILLDLLDKELERRNLKYVRYADDFSIYTKSKKEARKVGNEIYLFLKEKLRLPINREKSGIRRPSNFEMLGHAFVPTYQKGVKGKYQLVVKKNSWDSLKRKLKQITKKTKPYSFEERLKKMAEVWRGWVNNYRLASISAKLKSLDEWLRNRLRYCIWSR; via the coding sequence ATGATAGAAAAAGTACTCAACCGTAAGAACCTTTACAAAGCATACCGACAGGTGGTGCGGAACAAGGGTTCGGCAGGGGTGGACGGCATGAAGGTCACCGAACTGCTTTCCTTTCTGGAAAGCAACAGGGATAGGATTGCCACATCCATCCTCAACCACAGTTATGTACCCAAACCTATCAAAGGGGTCGAGATACCCAAGAGTAACGGAAAGACAAGATTGCTCGGAGTTCCCACAGTAGTGGACAGATGGCTCCAACAGGCGTTAAGCCAAGTGCTGATGACTAAATACGAACTTACGTTCGAGGAACACAGCTACGGCTTCCGTCCCGAAAAGAACATCCATAAGGCGGTAACACAAGCCCTGAAAAACATCAATGATGGCTATCAGGATATTGTGGACATCGACCTTAAGGGATTCTTTGACGAGGTTGACCACTCGGTTCTACTTCAATTGATCTACCAACGGGTAAAATGTCCGACTACCCTAAGGCTTATCAGAAAGTGGCTGCGTGCACCAATCCAGATCAACGGAAAACTGCACAGGCGTAGAAAAGGCGTTCCGCAAGGATCGCCACTCAGCCCACTACTGTCCAACATCCTTCTGGACTTATTGGACAAGGAACTGGAACGGAGAAACCTGAAATACGTCCGATATGCAGATGATTTCAGCATTTACACCAAGTCAAAGAAGGAAGCCAGAAAAGTGGGTAACGAGATCTACCTTTTTCTAAAGGAAAAACTCAGACTTCCCATAAACAGGGAGAAAAGCGGCATCCGAAGACCGTCCAATTTTGAAATGTTGGGTCATGCATTTGTTCCAACCTACCAAAAAGGAGTCAAAGGAAAATATCAGTTGGTGGTGAAGAAAAACAGCTGGGACTCACTGAAACGTAAGCTCAAGCAGATCACCAAGAAAACCAAACCCTACAGTTTTGAGGAAAGACTCAAAAAGATGGCAGAGGTATGGCGGGGATGGGTAAACAATTACCGTCTTG
- a CDS encoding group II intron maturase-specific domain-containing protein, with amino-acid sequence MLGHAFVPTYQKGVKGKYQLVVKKNSWDSLKRKLKQITKKTKPYSFEERLKKMAEVWRGWVNNYRLASISAKLKSLDEWLRNRLRYCIWSR; translated from the coding sequence ATGTTGGGTCATGCATTTGTTCCAACCTACCAAAAAGGAGTCAAAGGAAAATATCAGTTGGTGGTGAAGAAAAACAGCTGGGACTCACTGAAACGTAAGCTCAAGCAGATCACCAAGAAAACCAAACCCTACAGTTTTGAGGAAAGACTCAAAAAGATGGCAGAGGTATGGCGGGGATGGGTAAACAATTACCGTCTTGCCAGTATCTCCGCAAAGCTGAAATCACTCGACGAGTGGCTGAGAAACCGACTTCGATACTGTATTTGGTCCCGATAG
- a CDS encoding reverse transcriptase domain-containing protein encodes MQGRVNSLTMIEKVLNRKNLYKAYRQVVRNKGSAGVDGMKVTELLSFLESNRDRIATSILNHSYVPKPIKGVEIPKSNGKTRLLGVPTVVDRWLQQALSQVLMTKYELTFEEHSYGFRPEKNIHKAVTQALKNINDGYQDIVDIDLKGFFDEVDHSVLLQLIYQRVKCPTTLRLIRKWLRAPIQINGKLHRRRKGVPQGSPLSPLLSNILLDLLDKELERRNLKYVRYADDFSIYTKSKKEARKVGNEIYLFLKENSDFP; translated from the coding sequence ATGCAGGGGAGGGTTAACAGTTTAACAATGATAGAAAAAGTACTCAACCGTAAGAACCTTTACAAAGCATACCGACAGGTGGTGCGGAACAAGGGTTCGGCAGGGGTGGACGGCATGAAGGTCACCGAACTGCTTTCCTTTCTGGAAAGCAACAGGGATAGGATTGCCACATCCATCCTCAACCACAGTTATGTACCCAAACCTATCAAAGGGGTCGAGATACCCAAGAGTAACGGAAAGACAAGATTGCTCGGAGTTCCCACAGTAGTGGACAGATGGCTCCAACAGGCGTTAAGCCAAGTGCTGATGACTAAATACGAACTTACGTTCGAGGAACACAGCTACGGCTTCCGTCCCGAAAAGAACATCCATAAGGCGGTAACACAAGCCCTGAAAAACATCAATGATGGCTATCAGGATATTGTGGACATCGACCTTAAGGGATTCTTTGACGAGGTTGACCACTCGGTTCTACTTCAATTGATCTACCAACGGGTAAAATGTCCGACTACCCTAAGGCTTATCAGAAAGTGGCTGCGTGCACCAATCCAGATCAACGGAAAACTGCACAGGCGTAGAAAAGGCGTTCCGCAAGGATCGCCACTCAGCCCACTACTGTCCAACATCCTTCTGGACTTATTGGACAAGGAACTGGAACGGAGAAACCTGAAATACGTCCGATATGCAGATGATTTCAGCATTTACACCAAGTCAAAGAAGGAAGCCAGAAAAGTGGGTAACGAGATCTACCTTTTTCTAAAGGAAAACTCAGACTTCCCATAA
- a CDS encoding DUF6624 domain-containing protein → MKIKLTIITFLALLTSCSVTQNQKDKLKSELTQILKSDQELRELWTPDLSPERKNEILQTYKISESEFQKQGWKITEKNDSINLLKTEKIIKKYGYPGKELVGEKLSNAVWYVIQHSKLPIIEKYFPLMIKAQENGDLSKQQIAMMKDRMLMYQGKEQIYGTQGAGRLFVNPETKKEEWTNFIWPIENPEKVNELRTSMDIKMSIEEYAKSMGIDYSKKYTLKEIEKLTKK, encoded by the coding sequence ATGAAAATTAAATTGACAATTATAACTTTTTTAGCACTTTTAACCTCTTGCTCTGTTACTCAAAATCAGAAAGACAAACTGAAAAGTGAATTAACTCAAATTCTAAAATCTGACCAAGAATTGAGAGAACTTTGGACACCAGATTTAAGTCCAGAAAGAAAAAATGAAATTTTACAGACTTATAAAATAAGCGAAAGTGAATTTCAAAAGCAAGGATGGAAAATAACAGAAAAAAATGACAGTATCAATTTGTTAAAAACGGAAAAAATAATCAAAAAATATGGTTATCCAGGAAAGGAACTTGTCGGAGAGAAACTAAGTAATGCAGTTTGGTATGTTATTCAACATTCAAAACTTCCAATTATTGAAAAGTATTTTCCATTAATGATAAAAGCACAAGAAAATGGAGATTTAAGTAAACAACAAATCGCAATGATGAAAGATAGGATGCTTATGTATCAAGGTAAAGAACAAATTTATGGAACTCAAGGTGCAGGAAGATTATTTGTTAATCCCGAAACCAAAAAGGAAGAATGGACAAATTTTATTTGGCCAATTGAAAATCCTGAAAAAGTAAATGAATTAAGAACTTCTATGGATATTAAAATGTCAATAGAAGAATATGCGAAATCAATGGGAATTGATTATTCAAAAAAATATACACTTAAAGAAATTGAGAAATTAACAAAAAAATAA
- a CDS encoding IS1182 family transposase — translation MEKQDLNIVFKDYDHNQLMLLPHNLGDLLPSEHPVRVVSTVVDKINIQPIFSQYSNMGASSYHPRMLLKVLIYGYLENCYSSRKLEKAVRENIGFMWLSGMQRPDHNTINRFRGEKLREVIREIFSQVVLMLYDEGLLDIKDVYTDGTKIEANANRYTFVWGKAVKKSRERIAKQLQELWDYAADTAKEELGQPEEKFENPSPQKVLETVEKINTALQGKEVDPKVRQKLRYAEKNWPGKLAEYEQKEKTLLERNSYSKTDEDATFMRMKEDHMKNGQLKPGYNLQLSTHGHFVVNYTLHQKPNDTTTLIPHIDAYRQMYGAYPETLTADAGYGSEENYAALEQNGTSAYVKYNYFHKELREENKKNREYRLLENLYYDSQKDRCICPMGQPMERNGTRTRTTATGYKQEYARYTASKCVGCPLAASCRPGKGNKTIEVNRALERYKSEAKQKLTSPEGIQKRKQRATDVEPVFGHLKQNKGMKRYVLRGLEKVEIETGLHAIAHNLSRKAAKAA, via the coding sequence GTGGAAAAACAAGACCTAAATATAGTCTTTAAAGACTATGATCACAACCAGTTGATGCTCCTTCCCCACAATTTGGGTGACCTTCTTCCATCAGAGCATCCCGTCCGTGTAGTCAGCACGGTCGTAGACAAGATAAACATCCAGCCGATCTTTTCGCAGTACAGCAATATGGGAGCGAGCAGTTACCATCCCCGTATGCTGTTGAAGGTACTAATATACGGTTATCTGGAAAACTGCTATTCCTCCCGTAAGCTTGAGAAAGCTGTCCGTGAAAATATCGGTTTCATGTGGCTCTCGGGCATGCAGCGACCCGACCATAATACCATCAACCGTTTCCGGGGGGAAAAGCTCCGTGAAGTGATCCGGGAGATTTTTTCACAGGTAGTGCTCATGCTTTACGACGAAGGGCTTCTGGACATAAAAGACGTTTATACAGACGGGACTAAAATAGAGGCCAACGCCAACAGGTACACCTTTGTCTGGGGAAAGGCTGTCAAGAAGAGCAGGGAGAGGATTGCAAAGCAGCTTCAGGAGCTCTGGGATTACGCTGCCGATACGGCAAAGGAAGAACTCGGACAGCCCGAAGAGAAGTTTGAGAATCCCAGTCCCCAAAAAGTACTTGAAACCGTTGAGAAGATCAACACGGCACTACAGGGCAAAGAAGTTGATCCCAAAGTGAGACAGAAGCTCAGGTATGCAGAGAAAAACTGGCCAGGAAAGCTTGCCGAATATGAACAGAAGGAGAAGACCTTACTGGAACGCAACAGCTATTCAAAAACCGATGAAGATGCCACTTTCATGCGGATGAAGGAAGATCACATGAAAAACGGGCAGCTTAAACCCGGCTATAACCTCCAGCTCAGTACCCACGGACACTTTGTGGTCAACTATACCCTGCACCAAAAACCCAACGATACCACCACACTTATCCCGCATATCGATGCCTACCGGCAGATGTACGGAGCTTATCCCGAAACGCTGACTGCCGATGCGGGGTACGGAAGCGAGGAAAACTATGCTGCCCTCGAGCAGAACGGTACATCAGCGTATGTAAAGTATAATTACTTCCATAAGGAACTCAGAGAAGAAAACAAGAAAAACAGGGAATACAGACTACTTGAAAACCTGTATTACGACAGCCAAAAGGACAGGTGTATCTGCCCGATGGGACAGCCAATGGAAAGGAACGGTACCAGAACCAGGACAACAGCGACAGGATACAAACAAGAATACGCAAGATATACAGCATCAAAATGTGTGGGATGTCCTTTGGCTGCTTCCTGCAGGCCGGGAAAGGGAAACAAAACCATTGAAGTCAACAGGGCATTGGAACGGTATAAATCAGAAGCAAAACAAAAGCTGACCTCTCCCGAGGGAATCCAAAAAAGAAAGCAGCGGGCCACAGACGTCGAACCTGTATTCGGACACCTTAAGCAAAACAAGGGGATGAAGAGGTATGTGCTCAGGGGACTGGAAAAGGTGGAAATTGAAACAGGTCTTCATGCAATCGCTCACAACCTTTCCAGAAAGGCAGCAAAAGCAGCATAA
- a CDS encoding IS91 family transposase gives METDSSFQSLFRHQSIHSFNTYSKAVFADLAACHTAAKGYHLSRCDDQQCGNINHRYHSCGNRHCPNCGSMKRDAWIESRMDELLPTAYYHIVFTLPHELNPVFMGNRAKLFDLLFLAASQTLLKHAKMPEYLGAEPGITMVLHTWGQDLSFHPHVHCIVSAGGFDGKRWVDAKRKNNRFLFPQKSLASMFKAIFMEGLEKDCSLSWNGSENSVIKAVRFKKWNVYAKAPFGSPDRVVEYLGRYTHKIAITKHRILEVNATHIKFSYKDYADGSKTKQMWLTHQEFLRRFEQHILPKRFVKIRHFGYLRIQGKTERLAMIRSSLDMQPTKPKVTIPFQIRMLEKYGRDILKCPCCDHGRMETIFDTRDRSARKQKSFNPNPAPS, from the coding sequence ATGGAAACTGACTCTTCTTTCCAATCCCTATTCAGACATCAATCCATCCACAGCTTCAATACTTATAGCAAAGCTGTTTTTGCTGATCTTGCTGCCTGTCATACGGCTGCAAAAGGGTATCACCTCAGCAGGTGCGATGATCAGCAATGTGGAAACATCAACCATCGCTACCATTCCTGCGGTAACAGGCACTGCCCCAACTGTGGAAGCATGAAAAGGGATGCCTGGATTGAGAGTAGAATGGACGAACTCCTACCTACCGCCTATTACCATATCGTCTTTACCCTGCCACATGAGCTCAATCCAGTATTCATGGGTAACAGGGCTAAGCTATTCGACCTTTTGTTTCTGGCAGCTTCCCAAACCCTGCTCAAGCATGCAAAGATGCCTGAATACCTTGGTGCTGAACCGGGGATCACAATGGTACTGCATACATGGGGACAGGATCTTAGTTTTCACCCTCACGTCCACTGCATCGTCAGTGCCGGAGGCTTCGACGGAAAGCGTTGGGTAGATGCCAAACGCAAAAACAACCGATTCCTTTTTCCTCAAAAAAGTCTGGCAAGTATGTTCAAAGCCATATTCATGGAAGGGCTGGAAAAAGACTGTTCACTCAGCTGGAATGGAAGTGAAAACAGCGTAATCAAAGCCGTCAGGTTCAAAAAATGGAACGTCTATGCCAAAGCTCCTTTCGGGTCGCCCGATAGGGTCGTCGAGTACCTTGGACGCTATACCCACAAGATCGCCATCACCAAACACCGAATCCTTGAGGTCAACGCAACACACATCAAGTTCAGCTATAAAGACTATGCAGACGGTTCCAAAACAAAACAGATGTGGCTTACTCATCAGGAATTCCTTAGAAGGTTTGAGCAGCATATCCTACCAAAAAGGTTTGTCAAGATCCGCCACTTCGGATACTTGAGAATACAGGGCAAAACTGAACGGTTGGCTATGATACGGTCTTCTCTCGATATGCAACCAACCAAACCCAAAGTCACAATTCCATTCCAGATCAGAATGCTCGAAAAATACGGCAGGGATATTTTAAAATGCCCTTGCTGCGATCACGGAAGAATGGAAACAATCTTTGATACAAGGGATAGATCAGCCAGAAAACAAAAATCTTTCAATCCAAATCCAGCCCCTTCCTGA
- a CDS encoding tyrosine-type recombinase/integrase: MLKLSSFLEAKAYSHMTIRNYMAEMRYIFAYFNHLNPEQLTQDHIASYINYIKKEHAVGRDKCRMTAQSCSFFFKHILPSPYVVPHALYPRKDFRLPEILTQDQISHVIQSTTNIKHKAIIALFYGTGIRLSELRFLEMKHISRAEMQLKVVAGKGSRDRFTILPAAVLPLLEAYYRVHKPKVFLFEGQIPGKAMNDRSIQHAIRMAMKQAGFEQYGFSAHSIRHSFATHLLDAGTDIHTIKQLLGHSKIETTMIYLHLTKQRREKLVSPLDLLADGN, translated from the coding sequence TTGCTAAAACTATCTTCTTTCCTAGAAGCCAAAGCATATTCCCATATGACCATCCGCAACTATATGGCCGAGATGCGCTATATTTTCGCCTATTTCAATCACCTTAATCCTGAGCAGCTCACCCAAGATCACATTGCCTCTTACATCAATTACATCAAAAAAGAGCATGCTGTCGGTAGGGACAAATGCAGGATGACGGCTCAAAGCTGTAGCTTCTTTTTTAAACACATTTTACCTTCACCTTATGTAGTCCCCCACGCACTTTATCCCCGGAAAGACTTCAGACTTCCGGAAATTCTAACCCAAGATCAGATCAGCCATGTAATCCAATCCACAACCAATATCAAGCATAAAGCCATCATTGCTTTGTTTTATGGAACAGGTATCAGGTTGAGCGAACTTCGATTCTTGGAAATGAAACATATCTCAAGAGCCGAAATGCAGCTCAAAGTTGTGGCAGGAAAGGGTAGCAGGGACAGATTTACTATCCTTCCAGCTGCTGTTCTCCCTTTGCTTGAAGCTTACTACAGAGTACACAAGCCAAAAGTCTTTCTCTTTGAAGGACAGATCCCGGGAAAAGCTATGAACGACCGCTCCATACAGCACGCCATCCGTATGGCAATGAAACAGGCGGGCTTTGAACAGTATGGTTTTTCCGCACATTCTATCAGGCATTCCTTTGCCACACATCTGCTTGATGCGGGAACAGATATTCATACCATCAAACAGCTTCTTGGACATTCCAAGATAGAGACTACCATGATCTATCTTCACCTTACCAAACAACGTAGGGAAAAACTAGTATCTCCACTTGATTTGCTAGCTGATGGAAACTGA
- a CDS encoding Mu transposase domain-containing protein, translated as MSVQQRIYVALQGKVFLSLESLNEALVPLVSNYNDYALRGEESRREQFETLERNSLLALPELPYQLMSVKVCTVMKNTHICLGEDKHYYSVPHQYMGKKVKVLFNDDQVEIFYKYHPIAKHKRDKRKHKYTTLRDHLAGNQKYVSDWSYEFFVSEGNKISKEVGKFLSSLMESIPHPEQGYRSCSGILHLARKVGSQRITGACKRASEYGVYTYPMIEQILSKNLDAISFSDEQLEESSQMPKHHNIRGNRYFS; from the coding sequence GTGTCAGTTCAACAACGGATTTATGTAGCTCTTCAGGGAAAGGTGTTTTTATCCTTAGAAAGCCTTAATGAAGCACTTGTTCCTTTGGTATCCAACTACAATGACTATGCACTCAGAGGTGAGGAAAGTCGCAGGGAACAGTTTGAGACACTTGAGCGGAACAGTCTGCTGGCACTTCCCGAACTTCCTTATCAGCTGATGAGTGTCAAAGTGTGCACTGTAATGAAAAACACCCACATATGTCTTGGGGAGGATAAACACTACTACAGTGTTCCCCATCAGTATATGGGAAAGAAAGTCAAAGTCCTTTTCAATGATGACCAGGTAGAGATCTTTTACAAGTATCATCCTATAGCCAAACACAAACGCGATAAAAGGAAGCATAAGTACACGACACTAAGGGATCATCTGGCCGGAAACCAGAAGTATGTATCCGATTGGAGTTATGAATTCTTTGTAAGTGAAGGCAATAAGATCAGCAAGGAGGTAGGGAAATTCCTATCCAGCCTGATGGAATCTATTCCCCATCCGGAGCAAGGTTATAGATCCTGCTCCGGAATCCTTCATCTTGCCCGTAAAGTGGGTTCACAGCGGATCACTGGAGCCTGCAAAAGAGCGTCAGAGTATGGTGTTTACACCTATCCTATGATTGAACAGATCCTTTCCAAAAATTTAGACGCAATCAGTTTTTCCGATGAACAGCTGGAGGAGTCTTCCCAGATGCCCAAACACCACAACATCCGTGGCAACAGATACTTCAGTTAA
- the istB gene encoding IS21-like element helper ATPase IstB, translated as MIQETIEKMRKMKLYGMSRSFSHATESGSLSSLTPDELISLLVENEWDDRQNRRMDRSLRGARFRYKATVEELDFRPGRELDKNQLLRLADGAYIHKGENILMTGSTGTGKSYLACALGNQACSKGHKVLYANTTKLLTQLKMAKADGSSIKEMLKLEKLDVLILDDFGIQPLDVQSRMLLMEIIEDRHGKKSTIITSQLPVSAWYEIIGDQTLADAILDRIVHDAHRIELKGESLRRKRNINPEKQ; from the coding sequence ATGATACAAGAAACAATTGAAAAAATGAGAAAAATGAAGCTTTACGGCATGTCACGAAGCTTCAGTCATGCCACAGAATCCGGCTCTCTGTCATCCCTTACACCGGATGAACTGATTAGTCTGCTCGTGGAAAACGAATGGGATGACCGTCAAAACCGCAGGATGGATCGAAGCCTTCGTGGTGCACGTTTCCGATACAAAGCCACTGTCGAGGAACTGGATTTTCGTCCCGGGCGTGAACTGGACAAAAATCAACTATTGAGACTCGCAGACGGAGCATACATCCACAAAGGAGAAAACATTCTGATGACAGGAAGTACAGGCACAGGTAAGAGTTATCTTGCCTGTGCCTTGGGCAATCAGGCTTGTAGCAAGGGACACAAAGTCCTTTATGCGAATACGACTAAGTTGCTTACCCAACTGAAAATGGCTAAGGCTGATGGATCTTCTATCAAAGAGATGCTCAAACTCGAAAAACTTGATGTGTTGATACTCGATGACTTTGGGATACAACCCCTAGATGTTCAGAGCAGAATGTTGCTGATGGAGATTATAGAGGACCGACATGGTAAAAAGTCCACCATCATCACTTCGCAGTTACCGGTCAGTGCATGGTATGAAATAATCGGAGATCAAACTCTTGCAGATGCTATTTTGGACAGAATTGTGCACGATGCTCACCGGATAGAACTAAAGGGAGAATCCCTGAGAAGAAAACGTAATATTAATCCCGAAAAACAATAA
- a CDS encoding carboxypeptidase-like regulatory domain-containing protein, translating into MKLRFYIAVFSLFFFPEKLIGQSFSGKLIDSITKLPISYAHIFVENTNFGTVSNELGEFEIPEKKLDKSIVITHINYEPLVLQLNSHINNEILMFPSTILLDEVVVNDLPYKIAQNIFTQLQNTKDVTYGKGFYRQISKQDSLPTEFIESFYNLSYNLNGVEEISISQARFARKKTSSGDVIMNYTNFSYLTFGHKIYGEAMSTSIGRPFASDFFDYYRFYLIRKFKKNEDIIFEIGFEPEFPDSLKIMSYGSFIYNFSNETLLNYRSTIEHSLGFDQFKELDSKSIKIQNPKYVWNLKFDEFKGNLKHLQIDFTYELVIDNKHIPSKVNSNFLIYQELSKTLKKLRNPSIELENVSIFEKAKYKPKFWKDNPIIKLTPEEDSIISTFEKNNYFGSYFK; encoded by the coding sequence ATGAAATTAAGATTCTATATTGCTGTATTTTCCCTGTTTTTTTTCCCAGAAAAATTGATCGGTCAATCTTTTTCGGGAAAATTAATTGACTCTATTACTAAATTACCTATAAGTTATGCTCATATTTTTGTTGAAAACACCAATTTTGGAACCGTTAGTAATGAACTTGGTGAATTTGAAATACCTGAAAAAAAGTTAGATAAATCTATAGTAATTACCCATATAAATTATGAACCACTTGTTTTACAGCTAAACAGTCATATAAACAATGAAATTCTAATGTTCCCTTCAACTATCTTACTAGATGAAGTAGTTGTAAATGACCTGCCCTATAAAATAGCCCAAAATATTTTTACTCAATTACAAAACACTAAGGATGTAACATATGGAAAGGGTTTTTATAGACAAATTTCAAAACAAGATTCATTACCTACTGAGTTTATTGAATCGTTTTATAATTTATCTTATAATTTAAATGGTGTTGAGGAAATTTCTATTTCACAGGCAAGATTCGCCAGAAAAAAAACATCTTCAGGTGATGTAATTATGAATTATACTAACTTTTCTTACCTTACTTTTGGTCATAAAATTTATGGTGAGGCAATGTCCACATCAATTGGTAGGCCATTTGCTTCTGATTTTTTTGATTACTATAGATTTTATTTAATTAGAAAATTTAAAAAAAATGAAGACATTATCTTTGAGATTGGTTTTGAGCCTGAATTTCCTGATAGTCTTAAAATCATGAGTTATGGGAGTTTTATTTATAATTTTTCAAATGAGACACTGCTCAATTATCGATCTACTATTGAGCATTCCTTAGGTTTTGACCAGTTCAAAGAACTTGATTCAAAAAGTATTAAAATTCAAAATCCAAAATATGTTTGGAATTTAAAATTTGATGAATTTAAGGGTAACTTAAAGCATTTACAAATAGATTTTACTTATGAACTTGTTATTGACAACAAGCATATTCCTTCTAAAGTCAATTCAAATTTTTTAATATATCAAGAACTTTCCAAAACACTCAAAAAACTAAGAAATCCTAGTATCGAGTTAGAAAATGTATCAATATTTGAAAAGGCAAAATATAAACCTAAATTTTGGAAAGATAATCCAATAATCAAGTTAACACCCGAAGAAGATTCTATTATTTCAACTTTTGAAAAAAATAACTATTTTGGTTCTTATTTTAAATAA
- the ltrA gene encoding group II intron reverse transcriptase/maturase codes for MIEKVLNRKNLYKAYRQVVRNKGSAGVDGMKVTELLSFLESNRDRIATSILNHSYVPKPIKGVEIPKSNGKTRLLGVPTVVDRWLQQALSQVLMTKYELTFEEHSYGFRPEKNIHKAVTQALKNINDGYQDIVDIDLKGFFDEVDHSVLLQLIYQRVKCPTTLRLIRKWLRAPIQINGKLHRRRKGVPQGSPLSPLLSNILLDLLDKELERRNLKYVRYADDFSIYTKSKKEARKVGNEIYLFLKEKLRLPINREKSGIRRPSNFEMLGHAFVPTYQKGVKGKYQLVVKKNSWDSLKRKLKQITKKTKPYSFEERLKKMAEVWRGWVNNYRLASISAKLKSLDEWLRNRLRYCIWSR; via the coding sequence ATGATAGAAAAAGTACTCAACCGTAAGAACCTTTACAAAGCATACCGACAGGTGGTGCGGAACAAGGGTTCGGCAGGGGTGGACGGCATGAAGGTCACCGAACTGCTTTCCTTTCTGGAAAGCAACAGGGATAGGATTGCCACATCCATCCTCAACCACAGTTATGTACCCAAACCTATCAAAGGGGTCGAGATACCCAAGAGTAACGGAAAGACAAGATTGCTCGGAGTTCCCACAGTAGTGGACAGATGGCTCCAACAGGCGTTAAGCCAAGTGCTGATGACTAAATACGAACTTACGTTCGAGGAACACAGCTACGGCTTCCGTCCCGAAAAGAACATCCATAAGGCGGTAACACAAGCCCTGAAAAACATCAATGATGGCTATCAGGATATTGTGGACATCGACCTTAAGGGATTCTTTGACGAGGTTGACCACTCGGTTCTACTTCAATTGATCTACCAACGGGTAAAATGTCCGACTACCCTAAGGCTTATCAGAAAGTGGCTGCGTGCACCAATCCAGATCAACGGAAAACTGCACAGGCGTAGAAAAGGCGTTCCGCAAGGATCGCCACTCAGCCCACTACTGTCCAACATCCTTCTGGACTTATTGGACAAGGAACTGGAACGGAGAAACCTGAAATACGTCCGATATGCAGATGATTTCAGCATTTACACCAAGTCAAAGAAGGAAGCCAGAAAAGTGGGTAACGAGATCTACCTTTTTCTAAAGGAAAAACTCAGACTTCCCATAAACAGGGAGAAAAGCGGCATCCGAAGACCGTCCAATTTTGAAATGTTGGGTCATGCATTTGTTCCAACCTACCAAAAAGGAGTCAAAGGAAAATATCAGTTGGTGGTGAAGAAAAACAGCTGGGACTCACTGAAACGTAAGCTCAAGCAGATCACCAAGAAAACCAAACCCTACAGTTTTGAGGAAAGACTCAAAAAGATGGCAGAGGTATGGCGGGGATGGGTAAACAATTACCGTCTTGCCAGTATCTCCGCAAAGCTGAAATCACTCGACGAGTGGCTGAGAAACCGACTTCGATACTGTATTTGGTCCCGATAG